TTGACGTCTCTGTGCCAGCAGCGAAGATGCTGAGCAAGTGCCATCCACGCGTGGGCGCTGTCGTAGCGGACGCATGGTCACGTCTACCACTTCGGGATGCTTCCATCGATGCCATCACGGTCGTGTTTGCACCACGTAATGCCTCTGAGTTCGCCCGTGCGCTCAAACCAGGTGGTCAGGTTATCGTCTTAACCGCAGACGCCGGCCATCTCGAAGAACTGCGCGAGCCTCTTGGCATTATCGGCGTGGAAAAGGGTAAGGTCCAACGCATGATCGATCAAGCAGCAGGCAACCTTGTTCCTGTTTCTGATCCAGAACCGATCGAGTTCACCATGCACTTAGACCAAGTCTCCATCGCCTCCCAGATCGGTATGAGCCCCTCGGCTCGCCATATTCACCCCGATGTACTAGGAGAGAGGATTGCCACCCTTCCTAGTGTCATGGACGTGACTGCGCGTGCGATGATCACGCGTTTTGCCAAGATCGATTAGTTCTTAATCAAAAAGGTGGCGGCGGGAAGTTATTCCCGTCGCCACCTTTTATGTTCGCCTAGCCGAGTGGCTTTGTCACGTCGCTGCGGAGGATGTCTGCGCCGTCGCTTGCCTGTGGTGTAAAGGCTTCACAGTAGCCGTTGAAGTACACTCGGCTGGCCATGGCGATTTGTCCGCCGTCGGCAAAGACTTCCACGGTGGAACCGTCGACGATGATCGTCACGGAGTCGGTGTCATCTTCTGTTAGCGGCGCAACCGCTATGTCGTCGCCCTCGTGGTGGGGGTTCATAGAGCGGTCGAGCTCTAGGAGGTCGCCGTAGTGGGTGATCTTTGCTGCAGTATTTCCGGCGGTATCGACAAGCTCTACGGTTACTTTCTCTCCTAGAGGAACGTCTAGGAGGCCGGTCCACATGATCGCATGGTCGGAGTCGCGGATGGCGTCGGGAAGCCCTGCGACGGGGGTGTGGTAGATTTTTCCGCCTTGGAGGGTCATGCGTCGTGGTAGTGAGAGGCAGTTGGCCCATTGTTCTTCGCGGAAGCTCAGGTGGGTGGTGGCGTCGTCGAGACGTCCGATTCCGTTCATGAGTCCGAAGACGTGGGCGTGGCTGTAGCGGTGTTCGGGGGCCACGCTGCTGTTGAGGTGGGAGGTGTAGTTGGTGTTGCGTGGTCGGGTGAAGTCGTGTCCGTAGTCGATGCGGGTGAAGGAGGAGACGACGGTGAAGATGTTGTTGTGGAGCTTGCCGACGAGGTAGCCGGAGCGGTCGATGCCCCCGATTTCGATGGTGACGATGAGGATGTCGTAGACGTTTTGGTCGATTTCGTCGCGGAGGCGAATGATTCGTGGTGCGACGAGGCGTTCGCCTTCGATACCGGAGTTTCCTACGACTTTGAGTGGTCCGCGTAGTTCCCAATCGGTTCCGTTTTCGGAGTCGAGGATGACGAGGGTGGGTTCGTCCATGTCGCCGGTGACGGCGAGCATGATCCAACCGGAGTGGCCTTCGTCACGGTCGTCGGCGGTGACCCAGTTGGGAACGACGCAGGGGGAGCGGAAGTTGGTGTAGCCGCCTTGGTCGGCGATTACTTGTCCACGCCTAGCGACGTGGGGGTCGGTGGTTGCCGCGTCATCGTTGACATCATAGGTGGTGGCATCGAGGTCGGTGATTTCGGCGAGGTGGATCGAGTCGCCGTTGTCGGTGATGCTGGTGAAGTAGAGGCGAGTGGTGTCTCCGTCGGAGGTGACAGAGCCTGCGCGCAGACGAATTTCGTCTCCTAGTGGTGCGATGACGTCGTCGCAGATTTCCCAGTTGAATGGGTCGGTGTTGGCATAGTCGTGGGCCCAGCGGGAGGGTGCTCCTGCTTTAGGACGGAATTGATGGAAGAGGTGCCACGTGGTGCCGTCGAAAAGCGCACCTGCGGGGGCATCGAGGATTCCGATTTCTGGGGTGACGTGGAGTTCTGGCCGATGTGTCATCGCAGTGGGTTAGCCTTTCACTTCGGTTGCGTGGATTTGTGCGTCGAGGTCGTCTGGTGCCAAGGATGCATTGCTGAAGTCTTGGGTTAGCGGTAGACGAAGCTGGAGGTCGGTTCCTGGGCAGACTTCGATGGTGCCTTCTGACATGGTGAAGTCGAGGACGTGGCCGCCGCTGGTGCGGTCGGTGTCGATGAAGTGGACGTGGCAGCCAGGTACGCCGATGCCTTTTTCGTAGATTGGGGTTCTAAACCCGGCTACAACACCGGAGACGTTGGTGAATTCGAGTTCGGCGTCGTCACCAGTCGCTTGCGTCATCGGGCGGTAGGGACGTTCTTGTTTGGTCACCGTGCGCACGGTGACTGATGAGAACACCCCAGAGATACGTACTGCATACATGTAGTTTTCGCTGGGTAGGAGGGAGGTGATGAAGTCACTGAGTTCGCTCCTGTGCATACCGTGCGGTACGTGAGCTTTAAGCCGTGGCACAAAATTTGTGGCGATGGCGAATGGGC
The sequence above is drawn from the Corynebacterium rouxii genome and encodes:
- a CDS encoding methyltransferase domain-containing protein, which encodes MLSHVVDVLADPIDGSALTLVDDNRRLVSETGHSFDIARQGYVTLAGGAGIRYVGDDSSMIHARETFLSGGHFAPFVEAVSNSVHLALDEAHVPEDASPVICEVGAGTGYYLAHALDDIENSRGIGIDVSVPAAKMLSKCHPRVGAVVADAWSRLPLRDASIDAITVVFAPRNASEFARALKPGGQVIVLTADAGHLEELREPLGIIGVEKGKVQRMIDQAAGNLVPVSDPEPIEFTMHLDQVSIASQIGMSPSARHIHPDVLGERIATLPSVMDVTARAMITRFAKID
- the budA gene encoding acetolactate decarboxylase, encoding MDDHNALLAERHTIFQSSLMTALLDGIYDGEISIGELLGHGNFGIGTFDALDGEMVILDGVCYQLRGDGSASEAALTQRSPFAIATNFVPRLKAHVPHGMHRSELSDFITSLLPSENYMYAVRISGVFSSVTVRTVTKQERPYRPMTQATGDDAELEFTNVSGVVAGFRTPIYEKGIGVPGCHVHFIDTDRTSGGHVLDFTMSEGTIEVCPGTDLQLRLPLTQDFSNASLAPDDLDAQIHATEVKG
- a CDS encoding GH32 C-terminal domain-containing protein translates to MTHRPELHVTPEIGILDAPAGALFDGTTWHLFHQFRPKAGAPSRWAHDYANTDPFNWEICDDVIAPLGDEIRLRAGSVTSDGDTTRLYFTSITDNGDSIHLAEITDLDATTYDVNDDAATTDPHVARRGQVIADQGGYTNFRSPCVVPNWVTADDRDEGHSGWIMLAVTGDMDEPTLVILDSENGTDWELRGPLKVVGNSGIEGERLVAPRIIRLRDEIDQNVYDILIVTIEIGGIDRSGYLVGKLHNNIFTVVSSFTRIDYGHDFTRPRNTNYTSHLNSSVAPEHRYSHAHVFGLMNGIGRLDDATTHLSFREEQWANCLSLPRRMTLQGGKIYHTPVAGLPDAIRDSDHAIMWTGLLDVPLGEKVTVELVDTAGNTAAKITHYGDLLELDRSMNPHHEGDDIAVAPLTEDDTDSVTIIVDGSTVEVFADGGQIAMASRVYFNGYCEAFTPQASDGADILRSDVTKPLG